A region from the Spirochaeta thermophila DSM 6192 genome encodes:
- a CDS encoding phosphoribosylformylglycinamidine synthase has translation MPQNRVERVFVEKRPEYDVRARHLFEDLVTTLHIRSLTGLRVIHRYDVEGVSPETFERALTGIFAEPPVDLVYREELPVTGGWTLPVELLPGQYDQRADSAVQCLRLLEPEATPTVRYATVYVFEGELSQAEKERIRSYLINPTDSREARLEKPSHLFEPVPDPPAHIPTIEGFISANEEDLLHLRKEMGLAMDLADLLHCQRFFKETAERNPTETEIRLLDTYWSDHCRHTTFLTEIAHLEIPQGPYAPLYQASYSTYHALRSEVYGSSLPPETLMDMATIGMKYLRKTGALADLDESPEVNACSIRIKVSTDGGEEDWLLMFKNETHNHPTEIEPFGGAATCLGGAIRDPLSGRAYVYQAMRVTGSGDPHSPIEETLPGKLPQIKITREAARGYSSYGNQVGLATGQVVELYHPGYVAKRMEIGAVLGAVRAEHVRREEPAPGDVVILVGGRTGRDGIGGATGSSKAHDEKAIEKAGTEVQKGNPPVERHLQRLFRRPEALRLIKRCNDMGAGGVSVSIGEIAPSVDIFLDRVPKKYAGLTATELALSESQERMAVVTSREDAEAFIRYADEENLEATVVAEVTDSGRLRMFWKGLTAVDLPRSFLATNGARRNTMVELPDPRPESSPLTFTCTEGEEGSILEAWKLRMGRLQSASQKGLQILFDSSIGAGTVLSPYGGAHEDTPVDAMVSLIPVPGRDVRTASIMAFGFNPEIGSWSPYHGAFYAVVESVCKVAATGGYWRNVRLSFQEYFPRPGSDPTRWGLPAAALLGAIHAQMSLGIPSIGGKDSMSGTYKDLDVPPTLVSFAVTTAPVDRVISPELKREGSKIYLIHTPTGDYDLPDITALMENLEFLAQRIGEGVVISATALRVDGIAGGLTRMTVGNRLGCVFVSEPRREDLFCPRYGSFLVEVPVDVPHAPFERHPHASCIAVTGGDAVVIGRERLSLEELLAVWTRPLEDVFPPHEREKGRSFPFHTVEKETTRRRASRPKVARPRVCIPVFPGTNCEYDSAEAFRRAGAEVDVLVFRNLTPTHIHESLEALARSIRNAQILMIPGGFSAGDEPEGSGKYIATVFRNAVVRDALEDLIHHRDGLVLGICNGFQALIKLGLVPYGEIRDLAEESPILTYNTSGHHVARYVRTRLVSRLSPWFLKEEPGAVHVLPVSHTEGRFVAREEEARRLLEQGQVATQYVDPEGNPTMDPRYNPNGSVLAVEGLTSPDGRILGKMAHSERIRPGVGKNIPGHKEERIFESGVAYFL, from the coding sequence ATGCCTCAGAATCGAGTGGAGCGCGTCTTCGTAGAAAAGAGACCGGAGTACGATGTGAGGGCCCGTCACCTCTTCGAGGACCTGGTCACCACCCTCCACATTCGATCTCTCACAGGACTCAGGGTGATCCATCGATACGACGTAGAAGGGGTCTCGCCCGAGACCTTCGAGCGGGCGCTCACCGGTATCTTCGCCGAGCCTCCGGTGGATCTCGTCTACCGGGAGGAACTCCCCGTCACGGGAGGATGGACGCTCCCGGTGGAACTCCTTCCGGGACAGTACGATCAACGGGCCGATTCCGCGGTGCAATGCCTCAGGCTCCTCGAGCCAGAGGCGACACCGACGGTGAGGTACGCCACGGTCTACGTCTTCGAAGGGGAGCTCTCACAGGCAGAAAAGGAAAGGATCCGCTCATACCTCATCAACCCCACCGATTCCCGGGAGGCGCGGCTGGAGAAGCCCTCCCACCTCTTCGAGCCCGTTCCGGATCCACCGGCACACATCCCGACGATAGAGGGGTTCATCTCGGCGAACGAGGAGGACCTCCTCCACCTCAGGAAGGAGATGGGTCTTGCCATGGATCTGGCCGATCTCCTCCACTGTCAGCGGTTCTTCAAGGAGACCGCCGAGCGGAACCCCACCGAGACCGAGATCCGGCTCCTTGACACCTACTGGTCCGACCACTGTCGTCACACCACGTTTCTCACGGAGATCGCCCATCTCGAGATACCTCAGGGGCCCTATGCCCCCCTCTATCAGGCGAGTTACAGCACCTACCATGCCCTCAGGAGCGAGGTCTACGGGAGCTCCCTCCCCCCCGAAACCCTCATGGATATGGCAACCATAGGGATGAAGTATCTGAGGAAGACAGGTGCCCTCGCCGATCTGGACGAATCGCCCGAGGTGAACGCATGCAGCATCAGGATAAAGGTGTCCACGGATGGGGGTGAGGAGGACTGGCTCCTCATGTTCAAGAACGAGACCCACAACCACCCGACCGAGATAGAACCGTTCGGAGGGGCCGCCACCTGCCTCGGCGGTGCGATAAGGGACCCGCTCTCGGGCCGTGCCTATGTATACCAGGCCATGCGGGTCACGGGGAGCGGGGATCCCCACAGTCCGATCGAGGAGACCCTCCCGGGAAAGCTGCCTCAGATCAAGATCACCAGGGAAGCAGCGAGGGGCTACAGTTCCTACGGAAACCAGGTGGGGCTCGCCACGGGTCAGGTGGTCGAACTCTACCATCCCGGGTATGTGGCGAAGCGCATGGAGATCGGTGCGGTACTGGGAGCGGTGAGGGCGGAGCACGTGCGGCGTGAGGAGCCCGCTCCGGGAGACGTGGTGATCCTCGTAGGGGGAAGGACAGGCCGCGATGGGATAGGGGGTGCGACCGGTTCTTCCAAGGCCCACGACGAGAAGGCTATAGAGAAGGCGGGAACCGAGGTCCAGAAGGGGAACCCTCCTGTCGAGCGTCACCTCCAGCGTCTTTTCCGTCGGCCCGAGGCGTTGCGGCTCATCAAGCGATGCAATGACATGGGAGCGGGAGGCGTGAGCGTTTCCATCGGGGAGATCGCCCCGAGCGTGGACATCTTCCTCGACAGGGTGCCCAAGAAATACGCAGGGCTCACCGCCACGGAGCTGGCCTTGAGCGAGTCCCAGGAGCGGATGGCGGTGGTCACCTCCCGGGAGGACGCAGAGGCCTTCATCCGTTATGCCGACGAGGAGAACCTGGAGGCGACGGTGGTGGCGGAGGTCACCGATTCGGGGCGGCTCCGCATGTTCTGGAAGGGGCTCACCGCCGTGGACCTTCCCCGCTCCTTTCTCGCTACCAACGGTGCCCGCCGCAATACCATGGTGGAGCTCCCCGATCCACGACCCGAGTCCTCTCCCCTCACGTTCACCTGTACCGAAGGAGAGGAGGGTTCCATCCTCGAGGCGTGGAAGCTCCGCATGGGACGCCTCCAGAGCGCTTCCCAGAAGGGACTCCAGATCCTCTTCGACAGCTCGATCGGCGCCGGCACCGTGCTCTCGCCGTACGGGGGGGCGCACGAAGACACGCCCGTGGACGCCATGGTGAGCCTCATTCCGGTGCCGGGACGGGACGTGCGCACCGCGAGCATCATGGCCTTCGGGTTCAACCCCGAGATCGGATCCTGGAGCCCCTACCACGGCGCCTTCTATGCCGTGGTGGAGTCGGTCTGCAAGGTGGCGGCCACGGGCGGCTACTGGCGGAACGTGCGGCTCTCCTTCCAGGAGTACTTCCCCAGGCCGGGAAGCGATCCGACCCGATGGGGACTGCCGGCGGCAGCCCTCCTCGGCGCCATCCATGCACAGATGAGCCTGGGGATCCCCTCCATTGGGGGGAAGGATAGCATGTCCGGCACCTACAAGGACCTGGACGTACCCCCCACACTCGTCTCCTTTGCGGTGACCACGGCCCCGGTGGATCGCGTGATCTCCCCCGAGCTCAAACGGGAGGGGAGCAAGATCTACCTCATCCACACCCCCACGGGCGACTACGACCTTCCCGACATCACGGCACTGATGGAAAACCTGGAGTTCCTCGCACAGCGGATCGGGGAAGGGGTGGTCATCTCGGCCACTGCGCTCCGTGTCGACGGGATCGCGGGGGGGCTCACCCGCATGACAGTGGGCAACAGGTTGGGATGCGTATTCGTCTCCGAGCCTCGACGAGAGGACCTCTTCTGCCCGCGCTATGGAAGTTTCCTCGTTGAAGTACCGGTCGATGTGCCCCACGCGCCCTTCGAGCGGCATCCCCATGCTTCATGCATCGCGGTCACGGGCGGGGATGCCGTGGTGATAGGCCGGGAACGGCTCTCCCTCGAGGAGCTCCTCGCCGTGTGGACGAGGCCCCTGGAGGATGTCTTCCCTCCTCACGAGAGGGAAAAGGGCCGAAGCTTCCCCTTCCACACCGTGGAGAAGGAAACCACCCGGAGGCGGGCCTCCCGCCCGAAGGTCGCCCGTCCGAGGGTGTGCATACCGGTATTCCCCGGGACCAACTGCGAGTACGATTCGGCCGAGGCCTTCAGGCGTGCGGGCGCCGAGGTGGACGTGCTCGTCTTCAGGAATCTGACGCCCACCCACATCCACGAATCGCTCGAGGCCCTCGCCCGGAGCATCAGGAACGCCCAGATCCTCATGATCCCCGGCGGCTTCAGTGCAGGGGACGAACCGGAAGGCTCCGGGAAGTACATCGCCACGGTCTTCAGAAACGCCGTGGTGCGCGACGCCCTCGAGGATCTCATCCATCACCGGGACGGCCTCGTCCTGGGTATCTGCAACGGGTTCCAGGCCCTCATCAAGCTGGGACTCGTCCCCTACGGTGAGATCCGTGACCTTGCGGAGGAGTCCCCCATCCTCACCTACAACACCTCCGGCCACCATGTAGCCCGATACGTCCGCACGCGTCTCGTCTCCCGCCTCTCCCCGTGGTTCCTCAAGGAGGAGCCGGGAGCCGTCCACGTGCTCCCGGTCTCCCATACCGAAGGAAGGTTCGTCGCGCGCGAAGAGGAGGCACGCCGTCTCCTCGAGCAAGGCCAGGTGGCGACCCAGTACGTGGATCCGGAGGGGAATCCCACCATGGACCCTCGATACAATCCCAATGGATCCGTCCTCGCCGTGGAGGGCCTCACGAGCCCCGACGGTCGCATCCTCGGCAAGATGGCCCACTCCGAACGAATACGGCCCGGAGTGGGGAAGAACATACCCGGCCACAAGGAAGAGCGCATCTTCGAGAGCGGGGTGGCCTATTTCCTGTGA
- a CDS encoding PEGA domain-containing protein codes for MKARVLLVGVLLAGGVASGLVAEDVIPLPESWVLGFLPLEVEGDTGTLGTVIPQLLAQELEGVRAHLFSSAELRAYSAYQRDLLIRRLLAERVKKVAERDEILFDPDPLVRWETLASKKKEIRELDRRIARIGRLPDVAVDRVPVEVYRDDAGLPFLPEGRTLEERMEKAGVDLVVRGEGRVAEGYLVVHLVLKWRYGPDVLWEGRYVGGVDELVDVVRKAADDLAPHLLGVRPARLVVEVPEGVQVFVDGEVAGMGRVEVGRLLPGEHRVEVRGRGVEPWEAVVTIGEGEERVVEVPIREVPERLVQVSTVPGGASVYLDGVYQGASPCEVRMRGGVGVLEVRKEGYLPVRAPVASIEGDAVEWVLSPVGIDLKERVRVKRERFYTWFGLFFMSVPLTVLSYGWWADSYEAAELALSRGAANADDYLERMDVAAGCYYAGVVLNVSLFVQAVLAFGDYLRALERVPE; via the coding sequence ATGAAGGCACGGGTCCTGCTGGTAGGTGTGCTCCTGGCCGGCGGGGTGGCTTCGGGCCTCGTGGCCGAGGACGTCATTCCCCTCCCCGAATCATGGGTCCTCGGCTTCCTCCCCCTCGAGGTGGAGGGAGACACCGGGACCTTGGGTACCGTGATCCCGCAGCTCCTCGCGCAGGAGCTGGAGGGGGTGAGGGCGCACCTGTTCTCATCGGCCGAGCTCCGGGCCTACAGCGCGTATCAGAGGGATCTGCTCATACGGAGGCTCCTCGCGGAACGGGTGAAGAAGGTGGCCGAGCGGGACGAGATCCTTTTCGATCCCGATCCTCTCGTGCGGTGGGAGACGCTCGCTTCGAAGAAGAAGGAGATCCGCGAGCTGGATCGGCGCATCGCACGGATAGGTCGACTTCCGGATGTCGCGGTGGATCGGGTGCCGGTGGAGGTCTATCGGGATGACGCGGGGCTTCCGTTCCTTCCGGAGGGGAGGACGCTCGAGGAACGGATGGAGAAGGCGGGTGTGGATCTGGTGGTGCGTGGGGAAGGACGGGTGGCGGAGGGGTATCTGGTCGTGCACCTCGTGTTGAAGTGGCGGTACGGTCCGGATGTCCTGTGGGAGGGGAGGTATGTGGGGGGCGTGGACGAGCTCGTGGACGTGGTGCGGAAGGCGGCGGACGATCTGGCGCCGCACCTTCTGGGTGTGCGCCCCGCACGCCTCGTGGTGGAGGTGCCGGAGGGGGTCCAGGTGTTCGTGGACGGGGAGGTGGCGGGTATGGGTCGGGTGGAAGTCGGTCGCTTGCTCCCGGGGGAACACCGCGTGGAGGTGCGCGGGAGGGGGGTGGAGCCCTGGGAGGCAGTGGTCACGATCGGGGAGGGAGAGGAGCGTGTCGTCGAGGTGCCGATAAGGGAGGTGCCGGAGCGTCTCGTTCAGGTCTCCACCGTGCCCGGAGGGGCTTCGGTCTATCTGGACGGGGTGTATCAGGGCGCTTCGCCGTGTGAGGTGCGGATGAGGGGTGGGGTGGGTGTCCTCGAGGTGAGGAAGGAAGGGTACCTGCCGGTGAGGGCGCCCGTGGCTTCCATCGAGGGTGATGCGGTGGAGTGGGTCCTTTCTCCGGTGGGTATCGATCTCAAGGAGCGTGTGCGGGTGAAACGGGAGCGGTTCTACACCTGGTTCGGTCTGTTTTTCATGTCGGTGCCTCTCACCGTCTTGAGCTACGGGTGGTGGGCGGATTCCTACGAGGCGGCCGAGCTTGCCCTCTCGAGGGGGGCGGCGAATGCTGACGACTACCTCGAGCGTATGGATGTGGCAGCGGGGTGCTACTATGCGGGGGTGGTTTTGAACGTGTCCCTGTTCGTCCAGGCCGTACTGGCATTCGGCGACTATCTCCGCGCCCTCGAGAGGGTGCCTGAATGA
- the prfB gene encoding peptide chain release factor 2 (programmed frameshift) produces the protein MLEELRPAIEDLEAKVKETWGIFENSSIKEQISRLEEETGRPDLWNDRKHAEEVLSRLRRLKVRYEGWASLVQEVEDIHTLYDLAAEENDPSQEEELRQQLAEAERKFRELRLRELLNEEYDQKDAYLTIHAGAGGMEACDWASMLLRMYLRWLERKGFSTQIVDMVEDEGGIKSVTVEVKGDYAFGYLKGEAGVHRLVRISPFDASGRRHTSFASVYVSPIIEDDIEVDIRPEDLRIDTYRSQGAGGQHVNKTESAVRITHLPTGIVVQCQNERSQHKNREIAMRMLRSRLYEYYQQLREEEQEKKAIEKKDISWGNQIRSYVFQPYTMVKDLRTRVETGNIQAVMDGDLDMFIEAYLLQQWKERQEAVQT, from the exons ATGCTGGAAGAACTCAGGCCTGCGATCGAGGATCTTGAGGCGAAAGTCAAAGAAACCTGG GGTATCTTTGAGAACTCGAGCATAAAGGAGCAGATCTCCCGGCTCGAGGAGGAGACCGGACGTCCCGATTTGTGGAACGACAGGAAACACGCCGAAGAGGTGCTCTCCCGTCTCCGACGGCTGAAGGTCCGCTATGAGGGGTGGGCCTCGCTCGTGCAAGAGGTGGAGGACATCCATACCCTCTACGACCTCGCCGCCGAGGAGAACGATCCCTCGCAGGAGGAGGAGTTGAGGCAGCAGCTCGCGGAGGCCGAGCGGAAGTTTCGGGAGCTCAGGCTCAGGGAGCTCTTGAACGAGGAGTACGATCAGAAGGATGCGTACCTCACCATCCATGCAGGAGCCGGGGGGATGGAGGCATGCGACTGGGCCTCCATGCTCCTTCGGATGTACCTCCGGTGGCTCGAGCGGAAGGGTTTCTCCACCCAGATCGTCGACATGGTGGAGGACGAGGGGGGGATCAAGTCGGTGACCGTGGAGGTGAAGGGGGACTACGCCTTCGGCTACCTCAAGGGCGAGGCGGGGGTCCACCGCCTCGTGAGGATCTCCCCGTTCGATGCGAGCGGGAGGCGCCATACCTCGTTCGCTTCGGTGTATGTGTCGCCCATCATCGAAGACGACATAGAGGTGGACATACGCCCCGAAGACCTGAGGATCGATACCTATCGTTCACAGGGGGCCGGCGGTCAGCACGTGAACAAGACCGAGTCCGCCGTGCGCATCACCCACCTGCCCACCGGAATCGTGGTGCAGTGTCAGAACGAGCGGAGTCAGCACAAGAACCGCGAGATCGCGATGCGGATGCTCCGTTCCCGGCTCTACGAGTACTATCAGCAGCTTCGGGAGGAGGAACAGGAGAAGAAGGCCATAGAGAAGAAGGACATCTCCTGGGGGAACCAGATCCGCTCCTATGTCTTCCAGCCCTATACCATGGTGAAGGATCTCAGGACGAGGGTGGAGACGGGAAACATCCAGGCGGTGATGGACGGCGATCTCGATATGTTCATAGAGGCCTACCTCCTCCAGCAGTGGAAGGAGCGTCAGGAGGCGGTACAGACGTGA
- a CDS encoding alpha-amylase/4-alpha-glucanotransferase domain-containing protein, whose product MKNVQCSIGFVLSLPYGKDSREVASFYKSLIKPLVSLIYHTPQIPVSIYMGGALLEMLRSHNGAFFDVMKELCERKQVEILGGGFYEPLFPLISKPDRIGQVELLTTYLRQEFGKRPRGCYLPFGIWSPDLASTLATAGMEYVLLPDVHLSHAGIRMGTQAAFQHYITEHDGKTLCLLPVSTRLKSTLYQGSPREFFEGLLDLPLRDQGVLVLMEDFASWSTLSPSRQEAVLAWWTELFSLLKTRYGELDLRLPRDVVREIVPTRRIHLPPLILSPEGNSEHFYVRQEVSRIEEPHLLYAKMQYVQSLVRQLRGDRSRKKTAREDLYRGQTGAAYSIVSGDGGVACPWLRHAAYRALIQAEKNTREKGIFYPSVVKTDFTFDGYPEYLFQGERYNAYLSTKGGAVFELDILEEEWNLLATCGRYPFLKLEGTSLSGEDKEPRLLFVDRFYEEGVTLEQCIRGTVLVVADFSGAHYTVDHYTRDVLDITLSHEGVVRQGRRQTGVHLSKRYLFGPETLRVRYHLVFEGQPPHPLRFVPEINLSFPPQVPRKMRYLKEGGGGPRDASFLEAGKERAEKVLFLPEGKNGSRCLVSFDKEVPLWHYPVLTAGKKAGETVLQGIALLPLVDILPHTSEYTFEIAISPAVKG is encoded by the coding sequence ATGAAAAATGTGCAATGCAGTATAGGATTTGTGCTGTCTCTCCCCTATGGGAAGGACAGCAGGGAAGTTGCCTCGTTCTACAAGTCCCTTATAAAACCTCTCGTCTCTCTCATCTATCATACACCGCAGATCCCGGTCTCTATCTACATGGGGGGCGCCCTCCTCGAGATGCTGAGGAGTCACAATGGTGCCTTCTTCGATGTCATGAAGGAACTCTGTGAGAGGAAACAGGTGGAGATCTTGGGAGGAGGGTTCTACGAGCCCCTCTTCCCCCTCATCTCGAAACCCGATCGCATAGGCCAAGTGGAGCTCCTCACCACCTACCTGCGTCAGGAGTTCGGCAAACGCCCGCGTGGGTGCTATTTGCCCTTCGGTATCTGGTCTCCGGATCTCGCCTCCACCCTGGCCACGGCGGGAATGGAGTACGTCCTCCTCCCGGACGTCCACCTCTCCCATGCGGGCATCCGCATGGGCACCCAGGCCGCCTTCCAGCACTACATCACCGAACACGACGGCAAGACCCTCTGTCTCCTCCCTGTGAGTACCCGTCTCAAGAGTACCCTCTACCAGGGGTCTCCGCGGGAGTTCTTCGAGGGCCTCCTGGATCTTCCGCTTCGGGATCAGGGGGTGCTTGTCCTCATGGAGGATTTCGCCTCGTGGAGCACCCTCTCTCCTTCACGTCAGGAGGCGGTGCTCGCATGGTGGACCGAACTGTTTTCGCTTCTGAAGACACGTTACGGCGAGCTCGATCTCCGACTTCCCCGCGACGTGGTGCGGGAGATCGTGCCGACCCGGAGGATACACCTCCCTCCACTCATCCTTTCTCCGGAGGGGAACTCCGAACATTTCTACGTGCGTCAGGAGGTCTCGAGGATCGAAGAACCCCATCTCCTCTATGCGAAGATGCAGTACGTCCAGAGTCTGGTGCGTCAACTGAGGGGTGACAGGTCGAGGAAGAAGACCGCCCGCGAGGACCTCTACCGGGGACAGACCGGGGCGGCGTACAGTATCGTCTCCGGAGACGGTGGGGTGGCCTGTCCCTGGCTGCGGCATGCCGCCTACAGGGCCCTCATCCAGGCCGAGAAGAACACCAGGGAGAAGGGCATCTTCTATCCATCCGTGGTGAAGACCGACTTCACCTTCGATGGGTATCCCGAGTACCTCTTCCAGGGGGAACGGTACAACGCCTACCTCTCCACCAAGGGAGGGGCGGTCTTCGAGCTCGACATCCTGGAAGAGGAGTGGAACCTCCTGGCCACGTGCGGCCGGTACCCCTTCCTCAAGCTGGAGGGGACCTCCCTTTCCGGGGAGGACAAGGAGCCACGGCTCCTGTTCGTCGACCGATTCTACGAGGAAGGGGTGACCCTGGAGCAGTGCATACGGGGAACCGTCCTCGTGGTCGCCGATTTCTCGGGAGCACACTACACCGTGGACCACTACACCAGGGACGTCCTCGACATCACACTCTCGCACGAAGGGGTCGTCCGTCAGGGGAGACGTCAGACCGGCGTCCACCTATCGAAGCGCTATCTCTTCGGACCCGAGACCCTGCGGGTGCGCTACCACCTCGTATTCGAGGGGCAACCTCCACATCCTCTGAGGTTCGTCCCCGAGATCAACCTCTCCTTCCCCCCACAGGTGCCCCGCAAGATGCGCTATCTGAAGGAAGGAGGGGGTGGGCCCCGGGACGCCTCGTTCCTCGAAGCGGGGAAGGAGCGTGCCGAGAAGGTGCTCTTCCTCCCGGAAGGGAAGAACGGCTCGAGGTGTCTGGTCTCGTTCGACAAGGAGGTGCCGCTCTGGCACTATCCGGTGCTCACGGCGGGGAAAAAGGCGGGGGAGACCGTACTTCAGGGGATCGCCCTCCTTCCCCTCGTGGACATCCTTCCTCACACTTCCGAGTACACCTTCGAGATAGCCATCTCGCCTGCGGTCAAGGGCTGA
- the purE gene encoding 5-(carboxyamino)imidazole ribonucleotide mutase: MKVAILMGSASDKEKMRGAAKALNLFGVPYEARIISAHRAPELLEREAARLEREGVECFIAGAGLAAHLPGVLASKTVVPVIGVPLNGALGGLDALLSIVQMPKNVPVATVAIDNAFNAGILAVQILALKYPELRERLIDYRTKMKAEFEEQNSPVDLEAQE; encoded by the coding sequence ATGAAAGTCGCGATTCTCATGGGAAGCGCCTCTGACAAGGAGAAGATGAGGGGGGCGGCGAAGGCCCTCAACCTCTTCGGTGTGCCCTATGAGGCCAGGATCATCTCGGCCCACCGGGCGCCGGAGCTGTTGGAGCGGGAGGCGGCCCGTCTCGAGCGGGAAGGAGTGGAATGCTTCATCGCCGGGGCGGGACTCGCCGCCCATCTTCCGGGGGTGCTCGCATCGAAGACCGTCGTCCCGGTGATCGGCGTCCCCCTGAACGGCGCCCTGGGCGGGCTCGATGCCCTCCTCTCCATCGTGCAGATGCCCAAGAACGTGCCGGTGGCCACCGTGGCCATCGACAACGCCTTCAACGCGGGGATCTTGGCGGTCCAGATACTCGCCCTCAAGTATCCGGAGCTCAGGGAACGCCTTATTGACTACCGGACGAAAATGAAGGCAGAATTCGAGGAGCAGAACTCGCCCGTCGACCTGGAGGCCCAGGAGTGA
- the ftsY gene encoding signal recognition particle-docking protein FtsY produces MAWLMDRLRSLWGGARFDEAFWEEFEDLLIEADLGAETAFEVVEEVQRRAKKEGVVDVEGVREVIKDVLRRYVRAGDFSLPDSGTVVFLFVGVNGVGKTTTIAKFAHFIRSTWGRDDVVLAAGDTFRAGAIDQLRVWGERLGVRVVAQQPGADPAAVIFDAIQSVERRGGGVVLADTAGRFHNRASLMDELAKVDRVIRSKAADADYRRLLVVDASTGQNAFRQAEVFQETVGLDGLVLAKYDGAAKGGVLVPISRRLEIPAVFVGTGEGLEDLRPFDVEEYLSRLVEG; encoded by the coding sequence ATGGCATGGCTCATGGATCGTCTCAGATCGTTGTGGGGAGGGGCCCGTTTCGATGAGGCCTTCTGGGAGGAGTTCGAGGACCTTCTCATCGAGGCCGATCTCGGAGCCGAGACCGCCTTTGAGGTGGTGGAGGAAGTGCAGAGGAGGGCGAAGAAGGAAGGGGTGGTGGATGTGGAGGGGGTCCGCGAGGTGATAAAGGACGTGCTCCGGCGGTATGTGAGGGCCGGGGACTTCTCCCTTCCCGATTCTGGTACGGTGGTGTTTCTCTTCGTGGGTGTCAACGGGGTGGGTAAGACGACTACGATCGCGAAGTTCGCCCATTTCATACGGTCCACGTGGGGGAGGGATGATGTGGTGCTTGCGGCGGGGGATACGTTCCGGGCGGGGGCTATCGACCAGCTCAGGGTGTGGGGCGAGCGTCTGGGGGTCCGGGTGGTGGCCCAGCAGCCGGGGGCGGATCCGGCTGCGGTGATCTTCGATGCGATTCAGAGTGTGGAGCGGAGGGGGGGAGGGGTGGTGTTGGCCGATACGGCCGGACGGTTCCACAACCGGGCGTCGCTCATGGATGAGCTGGCGAAGGTGGATCGGGTGATCCGTTCCAAGGCGGCGGATGCCGACTACCGGCGGCTCCTGGTGGTCGATGCCTCCACCGGTCAGAATGCCTTCAGACAGGCGGAGGTGTTCCAGGAGACGGTGGGTCTGGACGGGCTGGTGCTCGCCAAGTACGACGGCGCGGCGAAGGGTGGGGTGCTGGTCCCGATCTCCCGAAGGCTGGAGATCCCCGCCGTGTTCGTGGGAACGGGTGAGGGGCTGGAGGATCTCAGGCCTTTCGACGTCGAGGAGTATCTCTCCCGACTGGTGGAGGGGTAG
- a CDS encoding cellulase family glycosylhydrolase, producing the protein MKRLNRFLTLLTAVLLFTVGCSLSTPSAEVSSRAAPRSVSTGTLRGINHAHTWYKDRLESALTGIRSWGANSVRVVLSNGYRWTKDDAASVATIIETAKGLGFSAIMLEVHDTTGYGEDGAACSLAQAVSYWREIQAVLTGEEDFVLLNIGNEPYGNNNYQNWVQDTIDAVQALRNAGFQHTIVVDAPNWGQDWSFTMRDNAPQVYAADPQQNLVFSVHMYGVYDTAQEVQDYFQAFADMGLPLIVGEFGYMHSDGDPNEEAIVSYARQYGIGYWGWSWCGNGGGVEYLDMVYNWDPADPTSWGEWFRTTALSGGGSSPTPTSTPTPTPTPTSTPTSSPTPTATPGSGEYTEISLPFTYDGAGEYYWKTNGFSTTTNWSRYVNSWNLDLLEINGSDYTNVWVAQHQIPAAADGYWYIHYRSSVPWGHVEIR; encoded by the coding sequence ATGAAACGATTAAACCGATTTCTCACCCTGCTGACCGCCGTGCTCCTCTTCACGGTGGGGTGCTCGCTCTCGACACCCTCCGCCGAAGTCTCCTCCAGGGCGGCTCCCCGCTCGGTGAGCACCGGTACGCTCCGGGGGATCAACCACGCGCATACCTGGTACAAGGACAGACTCGAGAGTGCGCTCACCGGGATTCGATCATGGGGGGCGAATTCCGTACGGGTGGTCCTCAGCAACGGGTACAGATGGACCAAGGACGACGCCGCGAGTGTCGCGACGATCATCGAGACCGCGAAGGGTCTCGGGTTCTCCGCCATCATGCTGGAGGTCCACGACACCACCGGGTACGGCGAGGATGGGGCCGCCTGTTCGCTCGCACAGGCGGTCTCCTACTGGCGGGAGATACAGGCCGTGCTCACGGGAGAGGAGGACTTCGTGCTCCTCAACATAGGGAACGAACCATATGGGAATAACAACTACCAGAACTGGGTGCAGGACACCATCGATGCCGTCCAGGCCTTGCGGAATGCGGGGTTCCAGCACACTATCGTGGTGGATGCGCCCAACTGGGGTCAGGACTGGTCCTTCACCATGAGGGACAACGCCCCTCAGGTGTACGCGGCCGATCCACAACAGAACCTCGTCTTCTCCGTACACATGTACGGCGTATACGACACCGCCCAGGAGGTGCAGGACTATTTCCAGGCCTTCGCCGATATGGGGCTGCCGCTCATCGTGGGAGAGTTCGGCTACATGCACTCCGATGGGGATCCGAACGAGGAGGCCATCGTGAGCTATGCCCGCCAGTACGGCATAGGCTACTGGGGCTGGTCGTGGTGCGGCAACGGCGGCGGGGTCGAATACCTCGACATGGTGTACAACTGGGATCCGGCCGACCCCACCTCGTGGGGCGAGTGGTTCAGGACCACCGCCCTCTCCGGGGGAGGATCCTCTCCCACGCCCACGTCCACACCGACTCCGACTCCCACACCGACGTCTACGCCCACATCCAGCCCCACACCGACCGCTACTCCTGGTTCGGGCGAGTATACCGAGATCAGTCTGCCCTTCACCTATGACGGGGCGGGTGAGTACTACTGGAAGACGAACGGCTTCTCCACCACCACCAATTGGAGCAGGTACGTGAACTCCTGGAACCTGGACCTCCTCGAGATCAACGGGAGTGACTATACCAACGTGTGGGTGGCACAGCATCAGATCCCGGCTGCAGCCGACGGCTACTGGTACATCCACTACCGGAGTTCGGTCCCATGGGGGCATGTGGAGATCAGGTGA